In bacterium CG_4_10_14_0_2_um_filter_33_32, the genomic window TTAATATTCTTCTTGCTCTTGTTCAATCCTTGCCACCTCGGCAGGATTTGTTGTTATTAGTTGTTCTTCTTGGAATGAAGCATATATTCTTATCGCCACATGGTTTTGGCCTGCAAAAAATATGCCTTCTCCTACGTTAGCTTTTAATAAAAAGTCTCGTTCACCTTGAGTTAGTTTAAAAGTATGAACAATTAGATCAACTGAAGCTGGCGATTGTTTTAATAAAATCTGCATAGCTGAATTAGTAACAACTGCTTTACCGTATTGGGAACCTAAAAAATCTTCTACGTCTTGGCTGATGGTTGTAAGGCCTAAATAATATTTTCTACCCCTTTTTGCTAGTGAGTATACAAATTTGGCAGAATCTTCATGCTGCATCAAAAGCCATGCTTCATCTATAATAAGCAGCCTTTTTTTTCTGTTATTTTTGATATTATTCCAGATAAAGCCCATAACCATATACATAGCAATTGGCCTTAGTTGATCTTCCAGATCCCTTAAAGAGAAGACCATAAAACGATTCTCCAAATTTACATTAGTAGGTTCATTAAATAGTCCCGCAAAAGTGCCTTTGGTAAATTTGGAAAGTCTGGCAACTATACTTTCGGCCCCTTTCATGTTTTCCAGCACTGCTTCTAAGTCTTCCATAAGTGGAGGAGGATTTTTATGGGTTTTAGGATCTTGGGTTATATCTTTTAGGGCATAAACTTCAACTAAAGCTCTATCAAGAATAGATTCTTCCTGAGGCGAAAGAGATCCCAGCATTACTTTTATAAGACCCGACAACATTATAATATTAGATCTTAATACGTCCTGTTCCTCCTCGATTTTATCCGTTACTTGGGGAAGATCAAATGGATTAATTCTATATTTTGATTTAAGAGAAAGCCTTAGGTAGCTTCCGCCCACTGCTTCGCATAATCTTTCATATTCATTTTCCGGGTCAATAATAATGATGTCTGTTCCGAGCATTAAGCTTCGTAATGCCTCGATTTTTACAGCAAAACTTTTACCAGCTCCAGCTGTTGCAAATACAACTGAGTTGGCATTTTCCAGACTGAATCGGTCAAAAATAACCAAGCCGTTATTATGAAGATTTATTCCGTAAAATATCCCATTATTCTGGGTAAGCTCCATAGAGGTAAAAGGGAAGGTGGTTGATAAGGAAGAAGTATCCATATTTCTGGTTACCATCAATTGATCAGTTGCCTGAGGAAGTGTTGAATTTAATCCTTGTTCCATTTGCAGATTAGCTTGTTTTGTATAAATTAATTTTCCGCCCAATGTTGTTTCAATTGATTTGGTCATTATTTCCAGTTCTTCTAAGCTGTC contains:
- a CDS encoding conjugal transfer protein TraC, with translation MAKEIKKEKKSLGSSIENYKNWKADFKNRKKELAIQQQQRKRELEATRIFEEGVSSVKDLISPSAVQIEFNHLKLGNKFVRTMFVFTYPRFIYANWLSPIINLDYTMDISMFIYPIDTRTIMENLRKKVGQMESSMVMSQEKGQVRDIKLETALEDAEEMRDKLSKGIEKFFQFALYFTIYADSLEELEIMTKSIETTLGGKLIYTKQANLQMEQGLNSTLPQATDQLMVTRNMDTSSLSTTFPFTSMELTQNNGIFYGINLHNNGLVIFDRFSLENANSVVFATAGAGKSFAVKIEALRSLMLGTDIIIIDPENEYERLCEAVGGSYLRLSLKSKYRINPFDLPQVTDKIEEEQDVLRSNIIMLSGLIKVMLGSLSPQEESILDRALVEVYALKDITQDPKTHKNPPPLMEDLEAVLENMKGAESIVARLSKFTKGTFAGLFNEPTNVNLENRFMVFSLRDLEDQLRPIAMYMVMGFIWNNIKNNRKKRLLIIDEAWLLMQHEDSAKFVYSLAKRGRKYYLGLTTISQDVEDFLGSQYGKAVVTNSAMQILLKQSPASVDLIVHTFKLTQGERDFLLKANVGEGIFFAGQNHVAIRIYASFQEEQLITTNPAEVARIEQEQEEY